TGGGTCGCCAACACCTGGAAGCCCTCGCAGGGATCGAACAACTTCTACCGCAACGGCGCCATGCCGATGTCGATGACCGAGTCCTTCCCCGCCGCAGACGGCCCGAGCGCGACCGAGGAGGGCGTGCCGGATGAGATCAAGGACGCCCTGCTGAACCCGTACGCCCAGCACGGCCGGGGCTGAGACCGGGGGTGGGGCGTCGCCTCGCGCGACGCTCCACCTCTCACCAACGGCGACGCGACGTCGCCACAACACAGAGCACGACAGAGAGACTGATGACGATGACGTCGACCGGACCGACCGCCCCGTACGCACTCGCGCGATTCCGCGACGGCGATTCCGTCGCGCTGGGCGTCGTCGCGGGCGACCGCATCCGCGCGATCAGCGCCGACGAACTCGGAGCGGACGATCTGAACGCCTTCCTCGCGCGCGGCGACTGGGAGCGCGTTGCTGTCGCAGCCGAGCAGGCGGACGGGTGGATGCCGCTGGCCGACGTCACGCTGACCGCTCCGGTGCAGCCGCGCCAGGTGCTCCAGGCGGGAGCCAACTACCGCGAGCACGTGATCGAACTCGTGGCGGCGGGACTCACCCAGAACACCGATCGCACGCCCGAGGAGGCGCGCGAGTTCGCCGCGACCATGATGGACGACCGCGCCGCCAACGGCGAGCCGTACTTCTTCATCGGGCTGCCCGCCTGTGTCGTGGGCGACGATGTGCCGCTCGCGCTGCCTGCGTACAGCCAGGTGCACGACTGGGAGCTGGAGCTGGCGGTCGTGATCGGGCGCGAGGCGTTCCAGGTCTCTCGCGAGAACGCGCTGGACCACATCGCCGGCTACACGATCGTCAACGACATCACCACGCGCGACCTGGTGTTCCGGAAGGACATGAAGGAGATCGGCACCGACTGGTACCGGTCCAAGAACGCGCCCGGGTTTCTGCCGACGGGCCCCTTCCTCGTTCCGGCGGAGTTCGTGGACGGCGGCGGCCTCGCCGTGACGCTCGAGCTGAACGGCGAGGTCAAGCAGGACGGACACACCAGCGACCTGCTGTTCGGCATTGCCGCGCTCATCTCCGGCGCGAGTGAGACGATGCCGCTGCTGCCCGGCGATCTGCTGCTGACCGGGAGTCCTCCCGGCAACGGGCAGCACTGGAAGCGGTTCCTGCGCGACGGAGATGTGATGACCGGCACGATCGAGGGGCTCGGCACGCAGACCGTCCGGTGCGTGGCACCATGAGCTCGCCGTCGGAGGACCCGGCCGGCATCGATCGGACCGATCCCGAAGCCGAGATCGCCGCCCGCGCCGAGGCGTATCGCAACTGGGGCCGGTGGGGCGAGGACGACGTGCTCGGCACGCTGAACTTCATCGATTCCGCCAAACGCGTCGAAGCAGCCGCCCTGGTGCGTGAGGGCGCGGTGGTCTCACTC
This portion of the Microbacterium pygmaeum genome encodes:
- a CDS encoding fumarylacetoacetate hydrolase family protein, which codes for MTMTSTGPTAPYALARFRDGDSVALGVVAGDRIRAISADELGADDLNAFLARGDWERVAVAAEQADGWMPLADVTLTAPVQPRQVLQAGANYREHVIELVAAGLTQNTDRTPEEAREFAATMMDDRAANGEPYFFIGLPACVVGDDVPLALPAYSQVHDWELELAVVIGREAFQVSRENALDHIAGYTIVNDITTRDLVFRKDMKEIGTDWYRSKNAPGFLPTGPFLVPAEFVDGGGLAVTLELNGEVKQDGHTSDLLFGIAALISGASETMPLLPGDLLLTGSPPGNGQHWKRFLRDGDVMTGTIEGLGTQTVRCVAP